GGTTTCAAGTTCTGATGCAACTCTCATAGCCCTGTCACGGTCCTGGCTCCAGACACTGGCACCAAGTCCGAACTCTGAATCGTTTGCAAGTTCGATGGCTTCTTCCTCGGTTTTTACAGTAATTATCGGTGCCACAGGTCCGAAGGTTTCCTCTTTCATGACCTTCATTTCCCTGGTCACTCCGCTGAGAATTATAGGGGAATACATGTAACCTCCGGTTTCCATTCTTCCTCCTTTTATGAGAGTTTTCGCTCCCTTTGATATGGCATCTTCAACCTGCTTTTCCAGTATCTTTACCTGCTCTTTCCTGACCATAGGCCCGATGTCTGTTTCAGGGTCCATTGGGTCACCAATTTTCAGATCAAGAGTTCCTTCAACAAACTTTTCCGTAAACTCTTCGGCCACATCTTCCATGACTATGAAACGCTTGGCTGCGATGCATGTCTGTCCGGTATTGATGAACCGGCTTGGAACTCCTACTTTTGCTGCCATCTCGACATTAGCATCATCAAGGATTATGAAAGGGTCACTGCCGCCAAGTTCCAGCACGAATTTCTTCATGTTATGGGCTGCAAGTTCGGCAACCTTCTGTCCTGCATCGTATCCGCCTGTAAAAGATACTGCTTTAACCTCGTCTTGTGAAATAAGTGAGGATGCGGTCTTTCCATCAATTATCATTGTCTGGAAAACACCTTCAGGAAATCCGGCTTCAAGGAATATATTCTCAATTTCAAGAGCACACAGGGGAACATAGCTTGAATGTTTGAGCAGCATTACATTTCCACCGGCCAGCACATGTGCTGCTGCACTGAGAACCTGCCAGAATGGGAAGTTCCATGGCTTTATCGCAAGCACAGTTCCCATTGGTTCGTAATGGATCATCTGGTCACATGCTCCTTCTTCAGCAGGCTCGGGTTCCAGCATCTTCTCGGCATTATCAGCAAAATAATCAAACATGGTGGCACATTTTGCAACCTCGGGAACAGCCTGCTTCATAACCTTTCCCATCTCAGTTGTAATGAGTTTTCCATACTCCTGCTTGTTTTTCCGCAAAATCTCAGCAAAGTTCTTCAGAAGTTCATTACGCTCGGAAACATCAGTTCTTTTCCATTCCCTGAACGTCTCAGCAGATTTTTTGAGCATCCGGCTCACCTGTTCATCGGTGTGCATTTCAACTTCGCTGATAACTTTTCCTGTTGTGGGATTTATGGATGAGATTGTGTTCATGATGAAGCTTCCTTTGGTTAATTTTGCTTTTCTATAAAAGGAAATAGAAAATATCAGTTATAAATATGTCAGTGTTCTATTCTCACTTCTGATCAAAATACTGAAATCACGTATGGAGAAGGATCAAATCGACTAATCTCCAAAAAGTAACTCCAAAATCATCAAAATTAGCTAAATAAAAAAGAAAAGAACATCTGGTTGCAGATGTTCAGTTTAGTTTTTCTTGTGTTGTAAAACAAATGCTAATCCAATAATTGAGATCACAGGAAGAGCAATTGTTGGGAATTCAGGAACCTCGGTCTGTGGTGGTTGTTCAGGATTTGAATTTATTCCTGGCACAGTAACTACTCTTGAAGCGCTTATATCTGCCATCGCCTCGGCTGAAGCCAGGACAGAATAGGTAAAAGATTTCTCGCTTGTCTGCTCAAGGGCCTTGACTGTCCAGCTTACTGAACCCTGTTCGCCACTGGCAAGAGTTACTGTCTGTGTTTCAGATGGGCCTACCAGTTCAAGTCCTTCCGGAAGAGAAATGGTAAGATCAATGTCCAGGGTGCTTGATGAGTCATGTTCAACATATGCAACGACAGTAAATGGATTTGGAGAGTACTGGTCGTTAATTATGTCTAACTGAACCGGTCCTGTAATTGAAAGGCTTATGTCACCAAAGGACTGGCTCAGGTCACTCAGACCATAGTATGTTACGTATTCTTTTGTCTCCCCCGGACCTAAGCTAGTTGGGTTCCAGTACAAACCAACAGCGCTGTCATCTGTCAATGTTTTTCCCGAAGTTACAGCGTAATCCCACTCAGTGTTAACAAAATCAGGCCAGTCGGCAAATATCAAGCGGTCAGGTTCTGTTGCTCCTGATCCTTTAAGGGTTCCTTGGGAAACTACTGTAGGATTGTTCAGGTAATCAAAACATTGCCAGTAATCAGGTATTTCATTGTTGGATTTGAAAAATTCATTTTCGGTAGTTAATGCACCAAACCCGGGAACCTGGAAAGGTGCTCCATCATTATCACCCAACATTGTGTCTAAAAGAACTCTTAATCCAACATCATGGCTGTTGTCCTGGTCAAGGTTTGTAAACTGATATTCTATTTTCATGATATCAGCACGACCGGTTGAAGGATTTGATACAAGGGAGTTAATTTGTGTTACCTTGATGTCTTCATACTGCCAGGATGATTGGATGTAGCTGCCGTAATCTGTTGGGAAATCCAATACAGTTCCATCTGAACCGTAAAGATAGTCTGTTCCATCTACTTTAACAGTTGAAATTGAGCTCCAGGGTTCAGGATGCCCATACAATAATATTTTATTATCATCGCTTGATTTTGAAGGATCTCCACCAGTACATCCCAGAGTGAATGTTCCATCTTCATTTGTTGCAATGCTCAGATATTCATTTGAAACTTCAATGGGATAACTTATAGTAGTTGCCTGGGTCGTAAACATTTGAATGTTGCTTTCAGATTGTTCAGATGCATACAGCATAGCTGCATATTCATCTTTTGAATATTCTTGCGCATTTGCCGGTATTATACATAGCAAGCTTGCAATAAGTGCTAACAATATAATTGATTTTAATTTCATTTCGTACCACCTTAAAATTCAAAATAAACATAAACCTATTGGAAGTTTTTGTATTTATACTTTATATAATTTAAAAAGTAGGATATTTATTAAATTATTCTTTTAGAATTTTAAAAATATGCTACTTACTTCTCATTATTTTGATAGGATAAGTTCTCTAAAACGGACATTATGACGGTCATAGCATTGCCATCTGCACAACACCCGGATACTTCTTCATGATCGCATAAGCTATGGACCTGCCAATCCATAATTTACCCTGCTTCATCCTTCTCATTTTACTCATTTCTCCCAGAATCTGTAAAGCTTCAAGAGCCACAGGGTCATTTAGATAACAACTGTCAGGAACTTTGTTGTCTGAAAAAAAGATAATGGGAATCTTCAGTTTCCTGTGCAGGTCGGCTGGCAGTTTATTTCCCAGTTCTTCCAGTATATCTTTATCAAAGACATGTTCGTCTCCTGATTTTGTTCTGGACGCAGGTATTTCTTCCACTAATAGCTGGGCAAGGTTCTTACGTTCTGAAACAAGCCCATCGTTTAGTTTTCCTACTTCAACTCTCATCCAGCGCATAAGGACGGAGTCATCAGATGCTGGAATTCTGCCGGACATGATATTCAATAATTATATGTGACTTTTAGTTGAAATTGGTTTTGAATTAACTGAATGTTGTGTAAAAAAGCTCTTATTTAACCAGATTTCAAAGGTTACATAAAAAAACAAATCAAAAAATAAAATATAAAAAGTAAGAGTCAAACCCTTACTTTTATTCCCTGCGCTGCATTATGAATGCCAGACCGATAATTGCGATCATTGGCAGTGCAATGGTTGGGAATTCTGGAATATTATTGTTATTGTTGTTGTTTTCACAGGGTTCGCCAAGCCAGGCAAAAATATTGCTAATAAGCATCTCGTTGTCTGCAGATGAAATATAATCGTTCTCACAGAAATTGATGTCTCCTGTAATTACAACTTTGCCTGGGCAATTCACCACAGTAATGCCGGCAAATCCTTGGCCGTTCCATGCTACTTCTTCTGATGGAGATGAACCAGAAATCCCACCTGAAGATATGAATGTGAATTCAGATACATCATTAAAGATGGGATGAGATGCCATGTTTGTGAAATAATCAGAAGGATAAGATACACCAAGCTGTGTGCCAAATGCTTCAGCTACAGGCTGGATGTTTTCATTTGGACAATAGACGTTATCTCCCATTATCAGTAGGCCGCCGCCATTTGCCACAAAATCCTCAATAGCATCCACTTCTGCAGTGTTGTATTGAGTGTCCCATGATGAACCAAGGCCGATGACTAGGATATCGTATTCTGCCATGTTGACGTTATCTACACCGAGAGTTGTAGTCTCAACTGCGTATCCCATTCCATTTAATATTGTCGTAAGAGTACTGTAGTCACCAGATGGAGTATAGCTAAATAGAGAACCATGTGTTGCATCCCACAGGATCTTGTGATCATATGCAACTACCGGAGCTGAATATGTTCTGAGCACCATATTCTGTGTTTCAGTTATCTCTTCTCCAGTTGTAGGATCGATCTCAGCAGCAGATACTGTTATTGTGCTTACCATCAAAAGCATCAGCACTGCAATGGCTAATGCTATGAATTTGTTTACATTCTTTATCATAAATACCACCATATATTGTTTTTGAGAATTGTCTGAGCATGCAGATTTTACCACTATCTCGCATTCAGCCCAATCAAGGCATAAGCTGGAAACAGCAATGTTTCTCTACAAGCAAAGAATAACCCAATTATCAAAGCAATTACTACTATAAGTATATTTCCGGGACTATAATATAAATTTAAATATATGTTAGGCAGTTAAAAATATTGATCCAGTAAAAATACAACAAATTTTAGTTCAGTGTGTAATCAGGAAACAATTTAAATCTGTAATTTCTAAAGAATATAATTATCTTTTACAAATTCATCATAGGAGTCAAAATGCCTGAAAGTTCAGAAGTATTCGATATATCCCTAAAAAAAGTCAAGACGGCTGTTCTTCAGGCTTTTGAAAATGAGGATATCAATATCTTCCTCTTCGGTTCAAGAGCAAGGGGAAATGCGCACAGCACATCAGATATTGATATTGGGATCATGCCTTCAGGTTCTTTTGACAGAAAAAAGATAACTGCCTTGAGAGCAGAATTAGAGGAAATGAACATTCCTTATAGTGTAGACCTTGTGGACCTTTCAACAGTTTCAGAGGATTTCAGACAGCAGGTGCTTAATGAGGGAGAAGTATGGAAAGAGAAAGGCAGTGCAAACTCACAATGAAAGCAAAGGTTGCAAAAAGAGCCCTTGAGACTCTTCAGGAAATAATGGATGAACCATACTCCGTAATTATCAGGGATGCTGCTATCCAGCGTTTTGAGTACACTTTTGAGGCTATCTGGAAACTTGTAAAAGAGTATCTTCTGGAAAGAGAAGGTGTGATATGCAATTCTCCTAAATCATGCTTCCGTGAAGCTTTCAAAATGCGCCTCATAAGTGAGGATGAGAGCATGCAGGCGCTTTACATGACCGATGACCGGAACATGACAACCCATACATATCACGAGGATGTTGCAGAAGAGATATACAAGGAACTCTCAGGATATTACGCTCTTATGAACAAGATCTACTCAAGCATAGTCAAAGAATGCTTGTGACATAACTCATTTTTCTTCCGTTTTTCCCATTTTTCAAACTTCAGCCTGACATTCATATGAGTTCATCAAGATGGTCAAACCTGAGTTTATAATAGGTTCCCCTGCCTGTTCTTCCGACCTGCACGAATATCTTTTTCTTAACCAGATCCTGCAGGTCGCGTTTTGCAGTTGAAACTCCCAGATCGCATAGTTTCTGATACTCTTTGTTAGTGATCCTTCCCATTTCACGTGCAAACTTAATAGCTTCCAGCTGGCGGTCTTTCAGTCCTGTCTGAATGTATTTTCCGATGGTTCCGTAATCACGACTGATATTCAGCACTGCATTCTCAACCCTTGAA
The sequence above is a segment of the uncultured Methanolobus sp. genome. Coding sequences within it:
- a CDS encoding NAD-dependent succinate-semialdehyde dehydrogenase; its protein translation is MNTISSINPTTGKVISEVEMHTDEQVSRMLKKSAETFREWKRTDVSERNELLKNFAEILRKNKQEYGKLITTEMGKVMKQAVPEVAKCATMFDYFADNAEKMLEPEPAEEGACDQMIHYEPMGTVLAIKPWNFPFWQVLSAAAHVLAGGNVMLLKHSSYVPLCALEIENIFLEAGFPEGVFQTMIIDGKTASSLISQDEVKAVSFTGGYDAGQKVAELAAHNMKKFVLELGGSDPFIILDDANVEMAAKVGVPSRFINTGQTCIAAKRFIVMEDVAEEFTEKFVEGTLDLKIGDPMDPETDIGPMVRKEQVKILEKQVEDAISKGAKTLIKGGRMETGGYMYSPIILSGVTREMKVMKEETFGPVAPIITVKTEEEAIELANDSEFGLGASVWSQDRDRAMRVASELETGMVGVNSFCTPQACLPFGGVKKSGMGRELSKHGFLEFMNIKSVKIM
- a CDS encoding PEF-CTERM sorting domain-containing protein gives rise to the protein MKLKSIILLALIASLLCIIPANAQEYSKDEYAAMLYASEQSESNIQMFTTQATTISYPIEVSNEYLSIATNEDGTFTLGCTGGDPSKSSDDNKILLYGHPEPWSSISTVKVDGTDYLYGSDGTVLDFPTDYGSYIQSSWQYEDIKVTQINSLVSNPSTGRADIMKIEYQFTNLDQDNSHDVGLRVLLDTMLGDNDGAPFQVPGFGALTTENEFFKSNNEIPDYWQCFDYLNNPTVVSQGTLKGSGATEPDRLIFADWPDFVNTEWDYAVTSGKTLTDDSAVGLYWNPTSLGPGETKEYVTYYGLSDLSQSFGDISLSITGPVQLDIINDQYSPNPFTVVAYVEHDSSSTLDIDLTISLPEGLELVGPSETQTVTLASGEQGSVSWTVKALEQTSEKSFTYSVLASAEAMADISASRVVTVPGINSNPEQPPQTEVPEFPTIALPVISIIGLAFVLQHKKN
- a CDS encoding DUF61 family protein, which codes for MSGRIPASDDSVLMRWMRVEVGKLNDGLVSERKNLAQLLVEEIPASRTKSGDEHVFDKDILEELGNKLPADLHRKLKIPIIFFSDNKVPDSCYLNDPVALEALQILGEMSKMRRMKQGKLWIGRSIAYAIMKKYPGVVQMAML
- a CDS encoding PEF-CTERM sorting domain-containing protein; the protein is MIKNVNKFIALAIAVLMLLMVSTITVSAAEIDPTTGEEITETQNMVLRTYSAPVVAYDHKILWDATHGSLFSYTPSGDYSTLTTILNGMGYAVETTTLGVDNVNMAEYDILVIGLGSSWDTQYNTAEVDAIEDFVANGGGLLIMGDNVYCPNENIQPVAEAFGTQLGVSYPSDYFTNMASHPIFNDVSEFTFISSGGISGSSPSEEVAWNGQGFAGITVVNCPGKVVITGDINFCENDYISSADNEMLISNIFAWLGEPCENNNNNNNIPEFPTIALPMIAIIGLAFIMQRRE
- a CDS encoding nucleotidyltransferase domain-containing protein, whose amino-acid sequence is MPESSEVFDISLKKVKTAVLQAFENEDINIFLFGSRARGNAHSTSDIDIGIMPSGSFDRKKITALRAELEEMNIPYSVDLVDLSTVSEDFRQQVLNEGEVWKEKGSANSQ
- a CDS encoding HI0074 family nucleotidyltransferase substrate-binding subunit, which codes for MERERQCKLTMKAKVAKRALETLQEIMDEPYSVIIRDAAIQRFEYTFEAIWKLVKEYLLEREGVICNSPKSCFREAFKMRLISEDESMQALYMTDDRNMTTHTYHEDVAEEIYKELSGYYALMNKIYSSIVKECL